From Brassica oleracea var. oleracea cultivar TO1000 chromosome C3, BOL, whole genome shotgun sequence, a single genomic window includes:
- the LOC106331809 gene encoding nuclear transcription factor Y subunit B-8, with protein MAESQAKSPGGGESGGDQSPRSSSHVREQDRFLPIANISRIMKRGLPANGKIAKDAKEIVQECVSEFISFITSEASDKCQREKRKTINGDDLLWAMATLGFEDYIDPLKVYLTRYREMEGDTKGSAKGGDANAKKGGQSSQNGQFSQLAHQGSFSQGPYGSSQGQHMMVPMPGTD; from the exons ATGGCGGAGTCGCAGGCCAAGAGTCCCGGAGGCGGTGAGAGCGGCGGAGACCAAAGCCCTAGGTCGTCGTCGCACGTCCGCGAGCAAGACAGGTTTCTTCCGATTGCGAACATAAGCCGAATCATGAAAAGAGGGCTCCCTGCTAATGGTAAGATCGCTAAAGACGCCAAGGAGATTGTCCAGGAATGCGTCTCCGAGTTCATCAGCTTCATCACCAGCGA AGCGAGTGATAAGTGCCAAAGAGAGAAACGGAAGACCATTAATGGAGATGATTTGCTTTGGGCTATGGCCACTTTAGGTTTTGAAGACTACATCGACCCCCTCAAGGTTTACCTCACTAGATATAGAGAG ATGGAG GGCGACACAAAGGGATCAGCAAAAGGTGGGGATGCAAATGCAAAGAAAGGTGGCCAATCAAGCCAAAATGGCCAG TTCTCGCAGCTTGCTCACCAAGGATCTTTCTCGCAAGGTCCTTACGGCAGCTCTCAA GGTCAGCATATGATGGTTCCAATGCCGGGCACAGACTAG
- the LOC106336269 gene encoding interactor of constitutive active ROPs 2, chloroplastic-like, whose translation MQSPKPRPGSLEVPHKKSPTATPRTARKLKTAETDPVSSPNPKTRTPKAQSPKVVADRRSPRTPVNEIQKKRTGRTPEVASQISHLQEELKKAKEQLNASEASKKEAQDEANETKHQLMEINASEDSRIDELRKLSQERDKTWQSELEAMQRQHAMDSTSLASAMSEVQKLKAQLSESESLENLRMLSLVEELRGELYDAKEGEARAHEIVSSTEKQLEIANLTLEMLRSDGMKVSEACNALTTELEQSKSEVKSLEKLVRQLEEDSSSVEELKEEVNAARDEISHLKSAVEVTERRYQEEYVQSTLQIRSAYEREAELGEELKRAKGEREALHERLMDKEAKVRILADENELLNLKIKETEGREVTGELKKVESNLMDKEMELQSVMSQNESLRSEMEKVQSEKNKALERVESLKEEADKSAKRGEKAIEELGAAQVSNTELEGELRRLKVQCDQWRKAAEAAATMISDGNKNVNGKYVERTGSLESPLRRNVNMMSPYMDETDDDLSSPKKKNGSMLKKFGVLLKKSQK comes from the exons ATGCAGTCTCCAAAACCGAG GCCGGGATCTTTGGAGGTGCCTCATAAGAAATCTCCTACAGCAACTCCTAGAACTGCTCGTAAGCTCAAAACTGCAGAAACTGATCCGGTTTCATCTCCCAACCCAAAAACAAGGACACCAAAAGCTCAGAGCCCAAAGGTAGTTGCTGATCGCCGTTCTCCAAGAACCCCTGTAAATGAG ATTCAGAAGAAACGGACAGGGAGAACACCCGAAGTAGCATCTCAGATATCTCACCTGCAAGAGGAGCTAAAGAAGGCAAAGGAACAGCTAAACGCTTCAGAAGCTTCAAAGAAAGAAGCTCAAGACGAAGCAAACGAGACAAAACATCAGCTAATGGAGATCAACGCCTCCGAGGACTCAAGAATCGACGAGCTTCGCAAACTCTCTCAGGAACGAGACAAAACATGGCAGTCCGAACTCGAAGCAATGCAGAGACAGCATGCCATGGACTCAACTTCTCTAGCTTCTGCAATGAGCGAAGTTCAGAAACTGAAAGCACAGCTGTCCGAATCTGAGTCCCTTGAGAACTTGAGGATGCTGTCTCTTGTTGAGGAACTTAGAGGGGAACTGTATGACGCAAAGGAAGGAGAAGCTAGAGCTCATGAGATTGTTTCATCAACCGAAAAGCAGTTAGAGATAGCTAACTTGACGCTCGAGATGCTGCGTTCGGACGGTATGAAGGTGTCGGAAGCTTGTAACGCCCTTACAACCGAGCTGGAGCAGTCCAAATCGGAGGTGAAGTCGCTAGAGAAGCTCGTGAGACAGCTCGAGGAGGACTCGTCATCAGTGGAAGAGCTCAAAGAAGAGGTAAACGCTGCGAGGGATGAGATTAGCCACCTGAAATCTGCGGTGGAAGTGACTGAGAGAAGGTACCAAGAAGAGTATGTCCAGAGCACGTTGCAGATAAGAAGTGCTTATGAGAGAGAGGCTGAGTTAGGGGAAGAACTGAAGAGAGCCAAAGGTGAAAGAGAGGCTTTGCATGAAAGGTTAATGGATAAGGAAGCTAAGGTGAGGATACTGGCTGATGAAAACGAGTTGCTCAACTTGAAAATCAAAGAAACAGAAGGGCGTGAGGTTACAGGAGAGCTCAAGAAGGTGGAATCAAATCTGATGGACAAGGAGATGGAGCTGCAGAGTGTAATGTCCCAAAACGAGAGCCTCAGGAGCGAGATGGAGAAGGTGCAGAGCGAGAAGAACAAGGCCTTAGAGAGGGTTGAGAGTCTGAAGGAAGAAGCGGATAAGAGTGCGAAGAGAGGTGAGAAAGCGATAGAAGAGCTAGGGGCAGCACAAGTCAGTAACACGGAGCTAGAAGGTGAGCTAAGGAGACTCAAGGTTCAGTGTGATCAGTGGAGGAAAGCTGCAGAAGCAGCAGCTACTATGATCTCTGATGGTAACAAGAACGTTAATGGGAAGTACGTGGAGAGAACGGGGTCGCTGGAGAGTCCGTTGAGGAGGAACGTGAACATGATGTCGCCGTATATGGACGAAACTGATGATGATTTGTCTTCGCCGAAGAAGAAGAATGGGAGTATGCTTAAGAAGTTTGGTGTGTTACTGAAGAAGAGCCAGAAGTGA